The DNA region TGAGACTCCCTTCTATATCAGTGACAAAAACAGGAAACGATTCACTATTATCTCGTTCGTAGGTAATTAGAACGCTGCTAAGGCTAAAGTTACTGCTACTGGTATCGACGGAGCTGATGGTGTCGGTGAAGTCCACGCTTTCCCCTACGGTGTCAGGTAAAGCCAGGCTATCGAGGCGTCCGGCGCATCCTACAAATGATATCAATCCGATCGCGGTTTGGGCGTAAGCTCCGACGCTTTCCATGAGGCTGTTGGCTGCTTCCGAGGAGCAAGCCTCACCAGATGTTTTGGTGACATCTGCATAGTCCCACCAGATTCCGGCATTCCCGCTTGGGATATCTACATCGTTACCGGTGATAGTCGGGCCAAAACAAGTCGCGTGACCAAAGTCATCTTGAGCCAGACTAAATGAAGATGGCATTGCGGCGGTGCAGCTACTGAGATCTTTTGTTGTGATGGTACTTTTCAAGACATTGAGTTGACTTAAAAAATCGTTATCCCCAGAACTTTGGGTGAGGCTTGCTTGTGTCTCGTCGCTAAGCGCTTCTATGGCTTCGAGGCTCTGCTGCTCTGTCGGCGAACTAAGGACAAGGTCTTGAGGGACAATCGCCTCTGTTTCTGCGATTGAGATGTTTAATTGACCATAGTTAACTGTGGGCTCCCTTTCAGAGCTTTCAATGGTTTCCGTGGGGGATTGTCCGCAGGCTGGATTGAGCAGAAGGATAAGGCTCCAGCCGATTCCAATGGAACGTTTTTGCATCATGGGGAGAGGCTCCTCTATTGCTACACCCAGGTAATGCTTCGGACGAAATCCGCGAGAATTAAAAGGCTTAGTTCATTTTTCATTCGAATGGTAAGAAAGTGCTAAAAATCTGGCTGCAATTCCCAAATAGTTACTTTATTTTTAGTTGTTTGGAAGTTTCCTGCATTGCGAACGATGCTTACTTACCTTCGAAAATGAGTGAGGTGTTATTCGCTGGCATGGGGTGGCTCGATTGAAGTGCAAAACCATTTGCTTCAGCCAGATCGCAGACGTCTTCAAAAAAGCGAATTCCCCAGGTGCTGTCCTTCGATCTTAGCCATTGGTCGAACTCGATGTTGCCGGAGCTGGCTTCCCGATCCTTATGAAAGTATGGCCCATAGAGGTAAATGCGGCCCCTGGGTTTCAAGCAGTGGGCAGCGCAGCGGAAAAGACCTTGAGTTGTTTCCCAGGGGCTAATGTGTATCATGTTGATGTTCACGAGTAGATCGTAGCTATCTTTCTGAGGCCATGTTTGGTGATCAAGACAGTCGATCTTCTTGGGGGCTAAAAGGTTGTCTTGACTTAAATCATCTCGCCAAATCTGGCTTGCAGCCAAGGCTTCATCTTGATAGTCAGACAATTGCCATAGGACATGGGGCTGTCGCTTACAATAATAATGGCCATGCTGGCCCGTGCCTGATGCAAGCTCTAAAATCTTCTTTGGTTCTGGATTAAGATTTTCGATGATCTCGATGATGGGGCCTTTGTTACGTTCTGCGGATAGGTTGACAGGTTTTTTCTCCACAGTAAGGCTCCTTTTTCAAAAAAACATCTGCGACTATATCTAACACTTCTGAATCTTATTTGCGAGCTTGAGAAAACATCGATCTATCGTTTTGAGCGTAAGCTCAGCCCTTCACTTTTGAGCGGGAAATTTGATCAGATCTTTGACAAGTAAGAATCCTGCTGACATGGTAATTTGCTAAGATAGTAAAAATAGTTAAATGAAAATAAACTCTTAGGGATTTTGTTGAGATGGTACGCTCAATGCAATCCACATCCATGACAGCCATGCTGCTGCCGTATTTGTTGCTGATTTTTGCGGAATTGAATTGCTAGGAGTCCAGAATGAAG from Pseudobacteriovorax antillogorgiicola includes:
- a CDS encoding DUF938 domain-containing protein, whose translation is MEKKPVNLSAERNKGPIIEIIENLNPEPKKILELASGTGQHGHYYCKRQPHVLWQLSDYQDEALAASQIWRDDLSQDNLLAPKKIDCLDHQTWPQKDSYDLLVNINMIHISPWETTQGLFRCAAHCLKPRGRIYLYGPYFHKDREASSGNIEFDQWLRSKDSTWGIRFFEDVCDLAEANGFALQSSHPMPANNTSLIFEGK